The following DNA comes from bacterium.
TCCATTGGAATTTCTTTAGCGCTGCCACCGCAGGCAACCACGATCACGGATGCGGCGAACATCATGGCTATTACATTTAACATTCTTTTCATAACTCTCCTCTTTGTTTTTTGCCGCTCCGTGACGTTTGATCAGGGAGGACGTTTAGAATAACTGCTGAGGATGCCGGTAGAAAGGCACCCCGCGCTTACGCGCTAACTTTAAAAGTTAATTTAAATTCGGCGATTACCGTGTTCAATTGATTACGGATTTCGTCCGTCAATTCTTTTTTCGTCGCGATAGCATCCAGCAACGATTTATAACGCAATTCCATGTATTCGAGCATTTCTTTTTCAAAGCGTCGGCAATCCTGAACTTGAATTTCGTCAAGATAACCGTTCGTCGCCGCGTAAATAATCGAAATTTGTTTTTCAAAGGAATACGGTTCGTATTGACCTTGCTTGAGAATTTCTACCAATCGTGCACCACGGCGAAGCTGTTGCTGAGTGACTTTGTCGAGATCGGATCCGAATTTTGCAAAGGCTTCAAGGTTACGGTATTGAGCGAGATCGAGACGCAGACGGCCGGCTACTTGCTTCATCGCCTTGATCTGGGCGCTTCCACCGACGCGCGACACGGAAATACCGACGTTGATCGCAGGACGAATACCGGAATAAAACAAGTTCGATTCCAAAAAGATCTGCCCGTCGGTGATCGAAATAACGTTGGTCGGGATGTAGGCCGAGACGTCGCCTGCCTGCGTTTCAATGATCGGCAAAGCCGTCATCGAACCGCCGCCGAGTTTGTCGTTCAGTTTGGCCGCGCGCTCCAGCAACCGTGAGTGCAGATAGAATACGTCGCCCGGATACGCTTCACGACCCGGAGGACGGCGCAATAATAACGACACCTGACGATACGCCACTGCGTGTTTCGATAGATCGTCGTACACAATCAGCGCATGACGTCCGCTATCGCGGAAAAATTCTCCCATCGCCGCACCCGTATACGGCGCAATATATTGCAACGGTGCCGGTTCCGATGCCGAAGCGGACACAACAATCGTATATTCCATCGCATTATTTTCTTCAAGTGTGCGGACGACGCGCGCTACCGTTGATTCTTTCTGACCGATACCAACGTAGATACAATAAACGCCTTTGCCTTTCTGATTGATGATCGTATCGACCGCAACGGCAGTCTTACCCGTTTGACGATCGCCAATGATCAATTCACGCTGGCCGCGTCCGATGGGAATCATCGCGTCGATCGCTTTGATGCCCGTTGCCAAAGGTTCTTTTACCGATTGGCGTTCGATCACGCCCAAGGCTTTACGTTCAATCAACGATGTGTGTTTGGTGTGAATCGGCCCTTTGCCGTCGATCGGCTGGCCAAGTGCATTGACCACACGACCGAGAATTTCTTCTCCGACCGGTACTTCCGCAATGCGGCCCGTACGTTTGACAATGTCGCCTTCTTTGATTTCACTTGACTCACCGAAAAGCACGGCGCCTACGTGATCTTCTTCCAAGTTCAAAATCATACCGATCGAACCGTTGGGAAATTCGATCAATTCACTCGCCATCGCTTTGGATAAGCCGTAAATGCGCGCGATACCGTCTCCGATCTGGAGAACCACACCTGTTTCGTACGTATCAATCTCGCGTTCAAATTCCGCAAGCTGCTTCTTCAGGATACTGGATACTTCATCCGGTCTTAATGAAACTGCCATAGTTGAATTCCTTTATATTCTAAATTTCAATTGTTTTCAATGTGCATGTGTATTACCGAAACCTTCGCGCAATTTTTCAAGCTGCCTGCGGACGGAGCCGTCGATGACCGTATCTTCTACGCGAACTAAAAAACCACCGATGAGGCTAGGATCTTTGCGAAAAGAAAGTTGCGGCGTCTTTCCTGTCAACGATTTCAATTTGCTCTTCAGAGCTTCGATCTGATCGGCACGCAAATCAACAACGGATACGACTTCAGCGTTGACCAGGCCGAGTTGTTCATTGCGTAAATCTAAAAACGATTCGACGATTTCACCCAGAATATTTTCCCGGCGTTTCTGACACAAAACTTCCAGAAACTGGAGCGCTTCGGTTGAAACTTTTTTCTCGAACATTGATTTAATAATTTTTTTCTTTTGATCTTCCTTGATTACTGGGTTGATCAAAAAATTACGGAATTCAGGCGATTGGTCGACCGCTTCTTTCAGGCCTTGGATATCCTGCGTCAGGCGTTCCATCACTTTGGCGTCACTGGACAGTTCTAACAAAGCCTGCGCATATCGTCGTGCCGTTCGGGTACTTTTCATAGATCTTTTTTAGTTTTTATTGACCGGTAATTCTTTAATAAAATCGTCGATCAGTTTTTTGTGTTTGTCCGCGTCGAGATTGGCGCCGATGACTTTGCCGGCGGCTTCCACCGCGATCCCGGCAATTTCGTTTTTGAGATGCATCAACGCAGTGTTTTTCTCATTCTCAATTTCTTTTTTAGCCGATGCCACCATTTTATCCGAATCTTCTTTGGCTTTGACAGCATAATCGA
Coding sequences within:
- the atpA gene encoding F0F1 ATP synthase subunit alpha, which gives rise to MAVSLRPDEVSSILKKQLAEFEREIDTYETGVVLQIGDGIARIYGLSKAMASELIEFPNGSIGMILNLEEDHVGAVLFGESSEIKEGDIVKRTGRIAEVPVGEEILGRVVNALGQPIDGKGPIHTKHTSLIERKALGVIERQSVKEPLATGIKAIDAMIPIGRGQRELIIGDRQTGKTAVAVDTIINQKGKGVYCIYVGIGQKESTVARVVRTLEENNAMEYTIVVSASASEPAPLQYIAPYTGAAMGEFFRDSGRHALIVYDDLSKHAVAYRQVSLLLRRPPGREAYPGDVFYLHSRLLERAAKLNDKLGGGSMTALPIIETQAGDVSAYIPTNVISITDGQIFLESNLFYSGIRPAINVGISVSRVGGSAQIKAMKQVAGRLRLDLAQYRNLEAFAKFGSDLDKVTQQQLRRGARLVEILKQGQYEPYSFEKQISIIYAATNGYLDEIQVQDCRRFEKEMLEYMELRYKSLLDAIATKKELTDEIRNQLNTVIAEFKLTFKVSA
- the atpH gene encoding ATP synthase F1 subunit delta; its protein translation is MKSTRTARRYAQALLELSSDAKVMERLTQDIQGLKEAVDQSPEFRNFLINPVIKEDQKKKIIKSMFEKKVSTEALQFLEVLCQKRRENILGEIVESFLDLRNEQLGLVNAEVVSVVDLRADQIEALKSKLKSLTGKTPQLSFRKDPSLIGGFLVRVEDTVIDGSVRRQLEKLREGFGNTHAH